The following are from one region of the Rhizobacter sp. AJA081-3 genome:
- a CDS encoding GFA family protein, whose translation MSKLQGGCRCGAVRYTLALDALPRTYACHCRDCQTWSGSAFSQQAFLPEASLSVTGPLAVYELTTPSGRTSIQRMCAVCHARVYNSNSARPGIVVLRAGTLDRSDELDIVAHIWVKRKQPWLTLPESVPAWSEAAPVAELVQALAPR comes from the coding sequence ATGTCGAAACTTCAGGGCGGATGCCGCTGTGGCGCGGTGCGCTACACGCTGGCGCTGGATGCACTGCCGCGAACATACGCCTGCCATTGCCGGGACTGCCAGACGTGGAGCGGCAGCGCGTTCAGTCAGCAGGCTTTCCTGCCCGAGGCGTCGCTGAGCGTGACCGGCCCGCTGGCTGTCTATGAGCTGACCACCCCGAGCGGCAGGACCTCGATCCAGCGGATGTGCGCCGTCTGCCATGCGCGCGTCTACAACTCGAACAGTGCCCGGCCGGGCATCGTGGTGCTGCGCGCAGGCACGCTGGACCGAAGCGATGAACTGGACATCGTCGCCCACATCTGGGTCAAGCGGAAACAGCCCTGGCTGACGTTGCCGGAGTCCGTGCCGGCCTGGAGCGAGGCTGCCCCGGTCGCAGAACTTGTTCAGGCCCTGGCGCCGCGCTAG
- a CDS encoding tetrathionate reductase family octaheme c-type cytochrome, which yields MNRIPRWILGLAFIAALIVVPFLWLRPGQAPTHDPVSRLPVKVTHVDHNDIVKGPFKSGQDVTRACLACHKDAAAELMKTTHWTWESKAVSVPWRKTPVTIGKINQINNFCIGAQGNENKCMSCHAGYGWEAGRAAQQADPANVDCLACHADPARYGKGLWGNPDPSVDLLAAARSVRATTRENCGKCHFDGGGGNGVKHGDLDESLYFPQRTLDVHMGGKHKLQCSDCHVTKHHQILGRMIADNYTIDPVEQVSCRQCHEGKFHRDERIGTHMRSLACQTCHIPAMAREEPTKVAWDWSKAGQKGRADDHYTYLKIKGEFSYQSNFAPVYLWFNGSNDYRYLLGDPIAKDGPTYINKPAGSITDPKARIFPFKVHVAKQPFDTVNGYLLQPVTSGKNGYWTTFDWNQSFRLAEPVTGLAYSGQYGFTETTMYWPTTHMVQSADQALQCDDCHSATGKPGRMDWKALGYPGDPIRWGGRKLP from the coding sequence ATGAACCGAATTCCACGCTGGATCCTCGGGCTGGCCTTCATCGCCGCGCTGATCGTCGTGCCGTTCCTCTGGCTGCGCCCGGGACAGGCACCCACGCACGACCCGGTGTCGCGACTGCCCGTCAAGGTGACGCACGTCGACCATAACGACATCGTCAAGGGCCCGTTCAAGAGCGGCCAGGACGTCACCCGCGCATGCCTCGCCTGCCACAAGGACGCAGCGGCGGAGCTGATGAAGACGACCCACTGGACCTGGGAGTCCAAAGCCGTCTCGGTGCCATGGCGCAAGACCCCGGTAACGATCGGCAAGATCAACCAGATCAACAACTTCTGCATCGGCGCGCAGGGCAACGAGAACAAGTGCATGTCCTGCCATGCCGGCTACGGATGGGAGGCCGGCCGGGCCGCGCAGCAGGCCGATCCGGCCAACGTGGACTGCCTGGCCTGCCACGCTGACCCGGCGCGCTACGGCAAGGGCCTGTGGGGCAACCCCGATCCCTCCGTCGACCTGCTTGCCGCCGCGCGCAGCGTTCGCGCTACGACGCGCGAGAACTGCGGCAAGTGCCACTTCGACGGCGGCGGTGGCAACGGCGTCAAGCATGGCGACCTCGACGAGAGCCTGTACTTCCCACAGCGCACGCTGGACGTCCACATGGGCGGCAAGCACAAGCTGCAGTGCAGCGACTGCCACGTCACGAAGCACCACCAGATCCTGGGCCGGATGATCGCGGACAACTACACCATCGATCCGGTCGAGCAGGTGTCGTGCCGCCAGTGCCACGAGGGCAAGTTCCACCGCGACGAGCGCATTGGCACGCACATGCGCTCGCTGGCCTGCCAGACCTGCCACATCCCGGCGATGGCGCGCGAGGAGCCGACCAAGGTCGCGTGGGACTGGTCCAAGGCCGGCCAGAAGGGCCGCGCGGACGACCACTACACCTACCTGAAAATCAAGGGCGAGTTCAGCTATCAGTCGAACTTCGCGCCCGTCTACCTCTGGTTCAACGGCAGCAACGACTACCGCTACCTGCTCGGCGACCCGATCGCGAAGGACGGTCCGACCTACATCAACAAGCCGGCGGGATCGATCACCGACCCGAAGGCGCGCATCTTCCCGTTCAAGGTCCACGTCGCGAAGCAGCCGTTCGACACCGTCAACGGCTACCTGCTGCAGCCCGTCACGTCCGGCAAGAACGGCTACTGGACGACCTTCGACTGGAACCAGTCCTTCAGGCTCGCCGAGCCGGTCACCGGCCTGGCCTACAGCGGCCAGTACGGCTTCACGGAGACCACGATGTACTGGCCGACGACGCACATGGTCCAGTCCGCCGACCAGGCCCTGCAATGCGACGACTGCCATTCCGCCACCGGCAAGCCCGGCCGCATGGACTGGAAGGCCCTCGGCTACCCGGGCGATCCGATCCGCTGGGGCGGAAGGAAGCTGCCATGA